The Candidatus Woesearchaeota archaeon genome window below encodes:
- a CDS encoding glycosyltransferase family 2 protein — translation MDSQVSIIIVSWNKKEFVLDCLKSLETQTFKDFETILVDNGSTDGLSEAVEKEYSKVKIVRLKENLGFVGGNNEGYKHSKGKYIVLLNNDTIVDKDWLKELVKMMNSDSKIGACQSKILDMKDHSSFEFTGAAGGLMDIYGYGFCRGRVFDEVEKDNGQYGDIINIFWTAGVSMITRRDIIEKIGLFDEYYFIYCEEVDFCWRLNLAGYELKYVPTSIVYHYGGASSQRGKVKINFKMAYLLHRNHMITLLKNYSIKSWFRIIPIKIILEFMAIGGFLFSNPARSIGILKSFWWVLTHPRLILKKHNEVQKLRKVSDKEIMKKMSKKSTAIGYWIFGKKKWSDYF, via the coding sequence ATGGATTCACAAGTAAGTATTATAATTGTAAGTTGGAATAAAAAAGAATTTGTTTTAGATTGTTTGAAATCTCTTGAAACTCAGACATTTAAAGATTTTGAAACGATCTTAGTAGATAATGGTAGTACTGATGGACTCTCTGAAGCAGTTGAAAAAGAATATTCTAAAGTTAAGATAGTAAGATTAAAAGAAAATTTAGGCTTTGTTGGGGGAAACAATGAAGGATATAAGCATTCAAAAGGAAAATATATTGTATTATTAAATAATGATACTATAGTTGATAAAGATTGGTTAAAAGAATTAGTTAAAATGATGAATTCTGATTCTAAAATTGGTGCATGTCAATCTAAAATTTTAGATATGAAAGATCATAGCTCATTTGAGTTTACCGGTGCTGCAGGTGGTTTAATGGATATTTATGGCTATGGCTTTTGTCGAGGAAGAGTTTTTGATGAAGTAGAAAAAGATAATGGCCAATATGGAGATATAATAAATATATTCTGGACTGCAGGAGTTTCAATGATTACGCGGAGAGATATAATTGAAAAAATAGGCTTATTTGATGAATATTATTTTATTTATTGTGAAGAAGTTGATTTTTGTTGGAGATTAAACTTAGCAGGATATGAACTAAAATATGTTCCAACTTCAATAGTTTATCACTATGGCGGTGCTAGTTCTCAACGTGGAAAAGTAAAAATAAATTTTAAGATGGCTTATTTATTGCACAGAAATCATATGATTACTTTATTAAAAAACTATTCAATTAAATCTTGGTTTAGAATTATACCCATAAAGATTATTTTAGAATTTATGGCTATTGGTGGGTTTTTGTTTAGCAATCCTGCAAGGTCTATAGGCATCTTGAAGTCATTTTGGTGGGTTTTAACACATCCAAGACTAATTTTAAAGAAGCATAACGAAGTACAAAAATTAAGAAAAGTTTCAGACAAAGAAATTATGAAAAAAATGTCTAAAAAAAGTACTGCAATTGGATACTGGATTTTTGGAAAAAAAAAGTGGAGTGACTATTTCTAA
- a CDS encoding oligosaccharide flippase family protein — protein MFEKIKTKFFGKENKNFRDQTIVGFSMLFMNIMNAVFHLVAGRKLGPEDYGLFGALLYIMYFMTVPLNTIQLSISKFTTRFNIEKNNAKISYMYKRAIRKMLIWGLFAFIAFLLISPLLIKFFHVSESNIIKEYSPFFITGLFLVSALLLPIPRGILQGLQKFLPFGSNLLLEGLIKIGFGVLLLIFGFGLDGALFTFLASYIIAYFVASYSLKDIKKTKPEKFDTKILYGYSYPVIITLTVLTAMYTVDMILIKNFLSLENAGFYAALSTLGKVVFFGSLSVSNVLFPKISEIYESKIGSLNSKEKEHRKVLFSSLLIVFLFGMCGVAFFYFLHNQFISLTYGIKYLPVSNLLWLFSLAMTFFAMSYTLCFYNLSRHKYNFIPLIVIGLIMEIFIIFKLKSNIASIVKGLDFLMIILFVILFVETIFISKKLEIKKPENGEIDEIIPDNTSI, from the coding sequence ATGTTCGAAAAGATAAAAACAAAATTTTTTGGAAAAGAAAATAAAAATTTTAGAGATCAAACAATTGTTGGATTCTCTATGCTTTTTATGAATATAATGAATGCCGTATTCCATTTAGTTGCTGGAAGAAAACTTGGTCCCGAGGATTATGGTCTATTTGGAGCTTTATTATATATTATGTATTTCATGACTGTTCCGTTAAATACAATTCAGCTCAGTATTTCTAAATTTACTACAAGGTTTAATATTGAAAAAAATAATGCTAAAATAAGTTATATGTATAAAAGAGCAATAAGAAAGATGTTAATATGGGGTTTATTTGCGTTTATTGCATTTTTATTAATAAGCCCTTTACTAATTAAATTTTTTCATGTTTCTGAATCTAATATAATTAAAGAGTATTCTCCTTTTTTTATAACTGGTTTGTTTTTAGTTTCTGCATTATTATTACCCATACCCAGAGGCATATTACAAGGATTACAAAAATTCTTACCTTTTGGAAGTAATCTTTTATTAGAAGGATTGATCAAAATAGGATTTGGAGTTTTACTTTTAATTTTTGGATTTGGTTTAGATGGAGCACTATTTACATTTTTAGCATCATATATTATTGCTTATTTTGTTGCGAGTTATAGTTTAAAGGATATTAAAAAAACTAAGCCAGAAAAGTTTGACACTAAAATTTTATATGGCTATTCTTATCCAGTTATTATTACTTTAACTGTACTTACTGCAATGTATACAGTTGATATGATTTTAATTAAAAACTTTTTAAGTCTTGAAAATGCAGGCTTTTATGCTGCTCTGTCTACGCTTGGTAAAGTTGTATTTTTTGGAAGCTTATCTGTAAGTAATGTTTTATTTCCTAAAATATCTGAGATATATGAAAGTAAAATAGGTAGTTTAAATTCAAAAGAAAAAGAGCATAGAAAAGTTCTATTTAGTTCATTATTAATTGTATTTTTGTTTGGGATGTGCGGGGTCGCATTCTTTTATTTCTTACATAACCAATTTATTTCATTAACTTATGGTATAAAGTACTTACCTGTATCTAATTTATTGTGGTTATTCAGCTTAGCTATGACTTTCTTTGCAATGAGTTATACTTTATGTTTTTATAATTTATCTAGACATAAATATAATTTTATTCCCTTAATAGTAATTGGCTTAATTATGGAAATATTTATAATATTTAAACTTAAATCAAACATTGCATCAATAGTCAAAGGATTGGATTTTTTGATGATTATTTTATTTGTAATTTTATTTGTTGAAACTATTTTTATAAGTAAAAAATTAGAAATTAAAAAGCCTGAAAATGGAGAAATAGATGAAATTATCCCTGATAATACCAGCATATAA
- a CDS encoding glycosyltransferase — protein MKLSLIIPAYNEEKRIFKTLESYKFFLDSKNLDYKIIVVLNGCKDNTQKIVEPFLDIKTNMLVFERGIGKGGAIMEGFKIARGEYIGFVDADSATSPEEFYKLFENLESNKELSGVIASRYCKGAKILQKQPLSRRFASRVFNLFIRGLFGLNFADTQCGAKIFKKEAIKKILPQLGITKWSFDIDLLYLLKKNKFKIKEFPTIWSEPGESKLKVLKTSIEMFLSILRLRLVYSPLKFIVKIYDWSLGKWIHK, from the coding sequence ATGAAATTATCCCTGATAATACCAGCATATAATGAAGAGAAAAGAATTTTTAAAACATTAGAAAGTTATAAGTTCTTTTTAGATTCAAAGAACTTAGATTATAAAATTATTGTAGTTTTAAATGGCTGTAAGGATAATACTCAAAAAATTGTTGAACCTTTCTTAGATATAAAAACTAATATGCTTGTTTTTGAAAGAGGTATTGGGAAGGGTGGAGCAATTATGGAAGGTTTTAAAATTGCAAGAGGAGAGTATATTGGTTTTGTTGATGCAGATTCTGCAACATCTCCTGAAGAATTTTATAAATTGTTTGAAAATTTAGAAAGCAATAAAGAATTAAGTGGAGTTATTGCTTCTAGATATTGTAAAGGCGCAAAAATATTACAGAAACAACCCCTATCAAGGAGATTTGCGAGTAGAGTATTTAATTTATTTATTAGAGGTTTATTCGGATTAAATTTTGCAGATACACAATGCGGTGCTAAAATATTTAAAAAAGAAGCAATTAAAAAAATACTTCCCCAATTAGGCATAACTAAATGGAGTTTTGATATTGATTTATTATACTTATTAAAGAAAAATAAATTCAAAATTAAAGAATTTCCTACTATATGGAGTGAACCAGGGGAATCTAAATTAAAGGTTTTAAAAACCTCTATTGAGATGTTTTTATCAATTCTAAGGTTGAGATTAGTTTATTCACCTTTAAAGTTTATAGTTAAAATTTATGATTGGAGTCTTGGAAAATGGATTCACAAGTAA
- a CDS encoding glycosyltransferase family 39 protein has translation MPEENIKNSNFFQNYEKYLLLLLLVLTVGIRLYFFFSVGNQPLWWDEAEYVVMARDFAGFQTALDWNPIRPLILPLLMTPFVYLGLESLMRFFILLIPSILLVYFTYLLTYSFFKDKRRAFLSGLTISFSWIILFYSYRYLTEILSTLFLVISLYLFWEGCINQEFKFKIKSKYSLFALFFVLSMLTKFTSILFILLFPIALLLKYKIKFLKEKILWISVGISALPLVIYIIFNLIRFKAIFPAFGWYLISEGTSAIHQFNQPAYYVFTQLYSISGLLGIILFLLGILISIIFIFLSIDLLLKNSSEQKNTDSIANIILILWIMLTIIFFVWLYKYSEDRYLICLIPALSILIINLFYNPLTHLITKNKNIIFIIPLILILLLSITQINTAKDIINNRKTSFLSIKEAGEFIEKNTPKTSNILITSNQMELAAYVGERKIVKGQGENLTEFNSLVNDYNITHLVLSFIYPQDPPKQWLLEDIQNQISQGSNRYQIIFRSYLDANKKVPGSIVIKLN, from the coding sequence ATGCCTGAAGAGAATATCAAAAATTCAAATTTTTTTCAAAATTATGAAAAATACCTTCTTTTATTACTTTTAGTACTGACTGTCGGAATAAGACTTTATTTCTTTTTTTCAGTTGGAAATCAGCCATTATGGTGGGATGAAGCAGAATATGTTGTTATGGCAAGAGACTTTGCCGGGTTTCAAACAGCATTGGACTGGAATCCCATAAGACCTTTAATACTGCCATTATTGATGACACCCTTTGTATATCTTGGTTTAGAAAGTTTAATGAGATTTTTTATTTTACTAATACCTTCAATATTATTAGTTTATTTTACCTATCTTTTAACTTATTCTTTTTTTAAAGATAAACGAAGAGCTTTTTTATCTGGATTGACAATTTCCTTTTCATGGATTATCTTATTTTATTCTTATAGATATTTAACAGAAATATTATCTACTTTATTTTTAGTAATATCTTTATATTTATTTTGGGAAGGATGTATTAATCAAGAGTTTAAATTTAAAATAAAATCAAAATACTCTCTATTTGCATTATTTTTCGTTTTAAGTATGTTAACTAAATTTACTTCAATATTATTTATTCTTTTATTTCCAATCGCTTTACTCTTAAAATATAAAATTAAATTTTTAAAAGAAAAGATTCTTTGGATTTCAGTAGGAATTTCAGCACTACCTTTAGTAATTTATATAATTTTCAACTTGATTAGATTTAAAGCCATCTTTCCAGCATTTGGATGGTATTTGATTAGTGAAGGAACATCAGCAATCCATCAATTTAATCAACCTGCTTATTATGTTTTCACACAATTATATTCAATTTCAGGTCTGTTAGGAATTATATTATTTTTACTGGGAATTTTAATATCTATAATTTTTATATTTTTAAGCATAGATCTATTATTAAAAAATAGCTCAGAGCAAAAAAATACAGATTCAATAGCTAATATTATTCTAATCCTTTGGATTATGCTTACAATAATCTTTTTTGTATGGCTTTACAAGTATTCTGAGGACAGATATCTTATTTGTTTGATTCCTGCATTAAGTATCTTAATTATAAATTTATTTTATAACCCTCTTACACATTTAATTACTAAAAACAAAAATATTATTTTTATAATTCCTTTAATCTTAATACTTTTACTTTCAATAACTCAAATTAATACGGCTAAAGATATAATCAATAACCGAAAAACCAGTTTCTTATCTATAAAAGAAGCAGGAGAGTTTATAGAGAAAAATACCCCTAAAACCTCTAATATTCTTATTACTTCTAATCAAATGGAACTTGCAGCTTATGTAGGCGAAAGAAAAATAGTAAAAGGCCAAGGAGAAAATTTAACAGAGTTCAATAGTCTAGTAAATGATTATAATATCACCCATTTAGTTTTATCATTTATTTACCCCCAAGATCCACCAAAACAATGGTTATTAGAAGATATACAAAACCAAATTTCTCAAGGTTCAAATAGATATCAAATTATTTTTAGAAGTTATTTAGATGCAAATAAAAAAGTACCTGGCTCGATTGTAATAAAATTAAATTAG